The Planctomycetota bacterium DNA segment ACTACGTTGGGCTCACCGACAACGTATCCAAGCGGCTCGCAGCACACAATGCAGGTCAGTCTGCCCATACTGCAAAGCATAAACCGTGGAAACTTGTCGCCGCGATTCGATTGGCCGACGATAGCCACGCCCGCGCCTTCGAGAAGTACCTGAAATCCGGTTCTGGGCGGGCCTTTGCCAAGAGGCGCTTCCTCTGACACGGCACCCCCACGGCGCAGCGGCTCTTCTTCTTCGCCCGATTGTCCTTCCGGGGAAAGGCCGTCGGGGCTACGGCTGGCAGGCCAGTCGGATGAATAATCGAACCTGGCGCGGTTACGTTTCGTACTTCTCCGGCCGTCACCGCTCCCCTTCCGCCGTCGCCCTTCGGGCTATGGCGGACAAGTAGGGCCTGCCCGACGAAGCCCCACCGGGGCGAAGTCGGGTCGCGGCTAACCGTTGCCGCGGCCGGCCATTTTGTCGCTCCCTTCATCCTTCTGCGGTTCGGCGTTCGATATTCATGATTCGTCGTTTCTTTGCTCCCCCTCACCCCGTCCCTCTCCCACAAGCGGAACGTCCCGCCGGGGGGGAGAGGGGGCT contains these protein-coding regions:
- a CDS encoding GIY-YIG nuclease family protein, coding for MKWVYLLESLAHPTQHYVGLTDNVSKRLAAHNAGQSAHTAKHKPWKLVAAIRLADDSHARAFEKYLKSGSGRAFAKRRFL